A stretch of Natronococcus sp. CG52 DNA encodes these proteins:
- a CDS encoding NifU family protein has translation MTDSEDAPLKERVEAWLTREMPIIQMHGGTSAVRKADPDDGEVIIELGGGCKGCSVSDVTTGNIEAELIQWPEIDDITIRVPDARESLGGPDQAESIMGVDRTEGGRGDWGSSNPGEDHL, from the coding sequence ATGACTGACTCCGAGGACGCGCCGCTCAAGGAACGAGTCGAGGCGTGGCTCACGCGCGAGATGCCGATCATCCAGATGCACGGGGGGACCAGCGCCGTCCGGAAGGCGGATCCGGACGACGGCGAGGTCATCATCGAACTCGGCGGCGGCTGCAAGGGATGTTCGGTCAGCGACGTGACGACGGGAAATATCGAGGCCGAACTCATCCAGTGGCCCGAGATCGACGACATCACCATTCGCGTCCCGGACGCCCGCGAGAGCCTCGGCGGGCCCGACCAGGCGGAATCGATCATGGGAGTCGACCGCACCGAAGGAGGCCGCGGTGACTGGGGGTCGTCGAATCCCGGAGAAGATCACCTCTGA
- a CDS encoding LVIVD repeat-containing protein, which produces MRRRTLLRAGVATGTALTIAGSSAASTAALTRQDTYEPLGRVSVDGATEAVVGDAGDVAYLAVADGFATVDVSDPADPTILAEERELEADDRPLTEILDVKVDGDRLAVVGPAHRTSEDVFHGFVVYDVSEPAAPEPVTDPYETGYHIHNCYLEEDLLFVVANDEDENPLVIFDVGDGVEEVGRWSLLEREPGWSDVFWRARYNHDVYVQDGIAYVAHWNPGTYLIDVSDPADPEYVSHVSETDLEEQRELEDEAAQLGLPGNDHYSAVDDTGDLLAVGREAWAIDGGGPDEPGGLDLYDVSDPAEPAFQSSIDAPAAADETYDGGLWTTVHNFEIRNGRLYSSWYQGGVKIHDVSDPADPEELAAWRDPDEAAFWTARVAEPGETFVASSTEMVPNTDLEGALYTFPIEAGEQANPPSLTDPEERGTGTDDAGENGTAGSGSDDAETDAGADSIPGFTATGAVGAAGGAVALEWLRRRRGRR; this is translated from the coding sequence ATGCGCCGGAGAACCCTCCTTCGAGCGGGCGTCGCGACCGGAACGGCCCTGACGATCGCGGGATCGAGTGCCGCGTCGACCGCTGCGCTCACACGGCAGGACACCTACGAACCGCTCGGTCGCGTTTCCGTCGACGGGGCCACCGAAGCCGTCGTCGGGGACGCCGGTGACGTCGCCTACCTCGCCGTCGCCGACGGGTTCGCGACCGTCGACGTCAGCGACCCCGCCGACCCGACGATCCTCGCCGAGGAGCGGGAACTCGAGGCCGACGACCGCCCCCTGACCGAGATCCTCGACGTGAAAGTCGACGGCGATCGGCTGGCGGTCGTCGGCCCGGCCCACCGGACTTCCGAGGACGTCTTTCACGGCTTCGTCGTTTACGACGTGAGCGAGCCGGCCGCTCCCGAACCGGTAACCGACCCCTACGAGACGGGGTATCACATCCACAACTGTTACCTCGAGGAGGATCTGCTGTTCGTCGTCGCGAACGACGAGGACGAGAACCCGCTCGTGATCTTCGACGTCGGCGACGGCGTCGAGGAGGTCGGTCGCTGGTCGCTGCTCGAGCGCGAACCCGGCTGGAGCGACGTCTTCTGGCGCGCCCGATACAACCACGACGTCTACGTGCAGGACGGAATCGCCTACGTCGCCCACTGGAATCCCGGGACCTACCTGATCGACGTGAGCGATCCCGCCGATCCCGAGTACGTCTCGCACGTGAGCGAAACGGACCTCGAGGAGCAGCGCGAACTCGAGGACGAGGCGGCCCAGCTCGGGCTGCCGGGCAACGACCACTATTCGGCGGTCGACGACACCGGCGACCTGCTGGCGGTCGGCCGGGAGGCGTGGGCGATCGACGGCGGCGGACCTGACGAGCCGGGCGGGCTCGACCTCTACGACGTGAGCGACCCCGCGGAGCCGGCGTTCCAGTCGTCGATCGACGCACCCGCAGCGGCGGACGAGACGTACGACGGCGGACTGTGGACGACGGTGCACAACTTCGAGATTCGGAACGGACGGCTCTACTCGTCGTGGTACCAGGGCGGCGTGAAGATCCACGACGTGAGCGATCCGGCCGATCCCGAAGAACTGGCCGCGTGGCGCGATCCCGACGAAGCGGCCTTCTGGACCGCACGCGTCGCCGAACCCGGCGAAACGTTCGTCGCGAGCAGTACGGAGATGGTCCCGAACACGGACCTCGAGGGCGCGCTGTACACCTTCCCGATCGAGGCCGGCGAGCAGGCGAATCCGCCGTCGCTGACCGATCCCGAGGAACGCGGAACCGGCACCGACGACGCCGGCGAGAACGGAACCGCCGGCAGCGGGTCCGACGACGCGGAGACGGACGCGGGCGCCGATTCCATTCCGGGATTCACCGCGACCGGTGCCGTCGGCGCTGCCGGCGGGGCGGTCGCACTCGAGTGGCTGCGCCGGCGTCGCGGCCGGCGGTAA
- a CDS encoding ROK family protein produces the protein MVYYAGVDLGATNVRAAVAEDDGTTIGVSRNGTPRGPTGIDVTEGVLRTLREACGDAGIAPKEIVSVGIGSIGPFDLAEGAVIDPANLPDSIDRIPLTGPIEKLVDSDEVHLHNDTAAGVIGERFHASRNPDDMVYITISSGIGAGVCCDGEILAGWDGNAGEVGHCVIDPHERLTCGCGHDGHWEAYCSGNAIPDFARLLNDDDPTISTDLPLEGPEFTAKDVFEMAGEDELADYVIDQLAHWNAIGVTNIVQSFAPIVVSFGGAVALHNEELVVDPIRERVSEMLLNNVPEFHVTDHGDDVVLEGAIASALTEGTGDRKRMRS, from the coding sequence ATGGTGTACTACGCGGGCGTCGATCTCGGCGCGACGAACGTCCGGGCGGCCGTCGCCGAGGACGACGGAACGACGATCGGGGTCAGCCGCAACGGGACACCCCGAGGTCCCACCGGAATCGACGTGACCGAGGGCGTTCTTCGCACGCTCCGTGAGGCGTGCGGTGACGCTGGTATCGCTCCGAAAGAGATCGTCTCCGTAGGAATCGGTTCGATCGGACCGTTCGACCTCGCGGAGGGGGCAGTGATCGACCCGGCGAACCTTCCCGACTCGATCGACCGGATTCCGCTGACGGGCCCCATCGAGAAACTCGTCGATAGCGACGAGGTCCATCTCCACAACGACACCGCTGCGGGGGTCATCGGCGAGCGGTTCCACGCGTCGCGCAACCCCGACGATATGGTCTACATCACTATCTCCTCCGGGATCGGCGCCGGCGTCTGCTGCGACGGCGAGATCCTCGCCGGCTGGGACGGCAACGCCGGCGAGGTCGGTCACTGCGTCATCGATCCGCACGAACGGCTGACCTGCGGCTGCGGCCACGACGGCCACTGGGAGGCCTACTGCTCGGGCAACGCTATTCCCGACTTCGCCCGACTGCTCAACGATGATGACCCGACCATTTCGACGGACCTCCCGCTCGAGGGCCCCGAGTTCACCGCGAAAGACGTCTTCGAGATGGCCGGCGAGGACGAACTGGCCGACTACGTGATCGACCAGCTCGCCCACTGGAACGCGATCGGCGTCACCAACATCGTCCAGTCGTTCGCGCCGATCGTCGTCTCCTTCGGCGGCGCCGTCGCCCTCCACAACGAGGAACTGGTCGTCGATCCGATCCGCGAGCGCGTCTCCGAGATGCTGTTGAACAACGTCCCCGAGTTCCACGTCACCGACCACGGCGACGACGTCGTCCTCGAGGGTGCGATCGCGAGCGCCCTGACCGAGGGGACGGGCGACAGAAAGCGGATGCGAAGCTGA
- a CDS encoding universal stress protein: MTLKTILLAVGPGDADRTDKLAETVLEVAKPSDATVVLAHVFTEDEYNEVLGNLDMDADSDQIRPDEVASRHSTIRDLRSELDEEGIEYDVRGAIGDHGPTIVDLATGVAADRVVVGGRRRSPTGKAVFGSTAQEVLLSSPCPVTFVRSGE, translated from the coding sequence ATGACTCTCAAGACGATCCTGCTCGCCGTCGGGCCCGGCGACGCCGACCGTACCGACAAACTCGCCGAAACGGTCCTCGAGGTGGCCAAACCGTCCGACGCGACGGTCGTTCTCGCTCACGTCTTCACCGAAGACGAGTACAACGAAGTGCTCGGGAACCTCGACATGGACGCCGACAGCGACCAGATCCGCCCCGACGAGGTCGCGTCTCGCCACTCGACGATCCGGGACCTCCGGAGCGAACTCGACGAGGAGGGAATCGAGTACGACGTTCGCGGCGCGATCGGCGACCACGGGCCGACGATCGTCGATCTCGCAACCGGGGTCGCCGCCGATCGGGTCGTCGTCGGCGGTCGCCGTCGCTCGCCGACCGGAAAGGCGGTCTTCGGTTCGACCGCACAGGAGGTCCTGCTCTCCTCGCCCTGCCCGGTGACGTTCGTCCGGAGCGGGGAGTAG